A genomic region of Candidatus Zixiibacteriota bacterium contains the following coding sequences:
- a CDS encoding YceI family protein: protein MKTRLRLLMPALLATIIVFAAPLQLRAERFYVAGAPESDTVRFESQAKLEFIEGTTHSIVGYLDFVPANPAFPVSGKLRVDAASLKTGIDLRDEHMRERHLQTNEYPFVEFELQSVVGLPAVMTPGTSFPIEVSGQFTVHGVTKAIKAKATATVTTGADGKPMLAVTARFPIKLDDYGVPRPKALFLKLAETLDITVTFVASPANPKVEL, encoded by the coding sequence ATGAAGACGCGCTTGCGCCTGCTCATGCCGGCCTTGCTGGCCACGATTATTGTCTTTGCCGCGCCGCTGCAACTTCGCGCCGAGCGCTTCTATGTCGCCGGTGCGCCGGAATCCGACACGGTGCGCTTCGAGTCGCAGGCAAAACTCGAATTCATCGAAGGCACCACCCACAGTATTGTTGGCTATCTGGACTTCGTCCCGGCCAATCCCGCCTTCCCTGTATCGGGCAAGCTGCGCGTCGATGCCGCCTCACTCAAGACCGGCATTGATCTACGCGATGAACACATGCGCGAGCGGCACCTGCAGACCAACGAGTACCCCTTTGTCGAATTCGAACTGCAGTCGGTCGTCGGGCTGCCCGCTGTTATGACGCCCGGCACCTCATTTCCGATCGAGGTTTCCGGCCAGTTCACGGTTCACGGGGTCACAAAGGCCATCAAAGCCAAAGCAACAGCGACCGTGACTACGGGCGCGGACGGGAAACCAATGCTGGCGGTGACCGCCAGATTCCCGATCAAGCTCGATGACTACGGCGTGCCGCGCCCGAAAGCGTTATTCCTGAAGCTGGCCGAAACTCTGGATATCACGGTCACTTTCGTCGCTTCGCCGGCCAATCCCAAGGTCGAGCTATAG
- a CDS encoding amidohydrolase, producing MDKSLSDKVISLTSRHFRGAVGLRRALHRIPETAWTEFKTSALLRRELKRLRIPFRSIAGTGILAEIRNGRGRCVAIRTDIDGLPITEQTDYSFKSLHAGRMHACGHDMHMATVTTTAAVLMQLRREYRGIIKLIYQPAEESPPGGAQALVREGVLENPKVDMIFGLHVDPHRRAGRVGIRPGTMCAGTLDFDITIRGTGGHGAYPHLTHDPIAAAAQVIAGLQTIVAREVSPFEPAVVTVGKIESGTARNVIPDICRVEGTARSLTEKHLRFLARRIEAITVKTCRAHNCVADLTFTWGYPPLVNADETNRVLRAAAQSLYGASILSPVRTPSMGGEDFAHYVNAVPGAKFWLGVRNEAIGATYGLHHPSFKADETAMKTGISVLAKAALDVLNA from the coding sequence ATGGACAAGTCGCTGTCAGACAAAGTCATCAGCCTGACCAGTCGGCACTTCCGCGGCGCCGTGGGGTTGCGCCGGGCGTTGCATCGGATACCGGAGACCGCCTGGACCGAGTTCAAGACTTCCGCGCTTTTGCGCCGAGAATTAAAGCGGCTTAGAATTCCATTTCGCAGTATCGCCGGTACCGGCATCCTCGCTGAAATCCGCAACGGCAGGGGGCGCTGCGTTGCAATCCGTACCGACATCGACGGTCTGCCGATTACGGAGCAGACCGACTATTCCTTCAAGTCGCTCCATGCTGGCCGAATGCATGCCTGCGGACATGATATGCACATGGCCACCGTCACGACGACAGCCGCCGTCCTCATGCAACTGCGCAGAGAGTACCGCGGCATCATCAAATTGATTTATCAACCGGCCGAGGAGTCGCCGCCCGGGGGTGCCCAGGCTCTGGTAAGAGAAGGCGTGCTTGAAAACCCGAAAGTTGACATGATCTTCGGGCTGCACGTCGACCCGCACCGGCGCGCCGGACGTGTCGGCATTCGTCCCGGCACCATGTGCGCCGGAACGCTGGATTTTGACATTACGATTCGCGGGACGGGCGGCCATGGAGCCTATCCGCATCTGACTCACGATCCGATCGCCGCGGCGGCGCAGGTTATCGCCGGACTGCAGACAATTGTGGCACGAGAAGTGAGTCCCTTTGAACCCGCAGTCGTCACCGTGGGTAAGATTGAAAGCGGGACTGCGCGGAATGTCATACCTGATATCTGCCGGGTGGAAGGAACAGCCCGGTCATTAACGGAGAAACACTTGCGATTCCTTGCGCGCCGAATCGAGGCGATCACGGTGAAAACCTGCAGAGCCCATAACTGCGTGGCCGATCTCACATTCACCTGGGGTTATCCGCCCCTGGTGAATGCCGACGAGACAAATCGCGTTCTGCGCGCTGCCGCTCAGAGTCTTTATGGTGCGAGCATCCTGAGTCCGGTGCGCACACCCTCGATGGGCGGCGAAGATTTCGCACATTACGTCAACGCGGTTCCCGGCGCAAAGTTCTGGCTCGGCGTGAGGAATGAGGCTATCGGCGCGACCTACGGGCTGCATCACCCTTCATTCAAGGCTGACGAAACGGCCATGAAGACCGGAATCTCCGTGTTGGCAAAGGCGGCACTTGACGTCCTTAACGCATAG
- a CDS encoding ferritin family protein, with product MKMEKDGQHFYESEASRTKHPALRKIWLQLAGDEIKHYEIFKRLRDGEIQEAKAMSELGTQILASAKTIFEQLPRGEADAKFGDDVIAAWNKAQDIERETEKFYRDKSKEEKVPEVKRAFGLLADEEHKHVVLIEHVLEFLHQPKSWLDDAEWSNISQN from the coding sequence ATGAAGATGGAAAAAGACGGCCAACATTTTTATGAAAGCGAAGCTTCGCGCACCAAACACCCGGCCCTTCGCAAGATCTGGCTACAACTCGCCGGCGACGAAATCAAGCACTACGAAATCTTCAAGCGCCTGCGCGACGGGGAAATCCAGGAAGCCAAAGCTATGTCGGAGCTGGGCACCCAAATTCTCGCCAGCGCCAAGACGATCTTCGAGCAACTGCCCCGAGGCGAAGCTGACGCGAAATTCGGCGACGATGTCATTGCGGCCTGGAACAAGGCACAGGACATCGAACGGGAAACCGAAAAGTTCTATCGCGACAAGTCCAAAGAAGAGAAGGTCCCTGAAGTTAAGCGGGCGTTCGGCCTCTTAGCTGATGAGGAGCATAAGCACGTGGTTCTCATTGAGCATGTCCTTGAGTTTCTGCATCAACCCAAAAGCTGGCTCGATGACGCCGAGTGGAGCAACATCTCCCAGAACTAG
- a CDS encoding response regulator gives MTKQTFPDRPWVMVVDDEEVITRLLETQLRRLNYNSAVAHSAAEALRVMHEAPRPFDLLIADYKMPQTSGIELAAQVHSAYPAMPIILCTGDDTALRGLDLGRHGIIAVALKPLTPVEFARLLEAGLDTGV, from the coding sequence ATGACCAAACAAACTTTTCCCGATCGACCCTGGGTCATGGTCGTCGATGACGAGGAAGTGATCACCCGTCTTCTGGAAACTCAGTTGCGGCGACTCAATTATAATTCGGCGGTCGCCCACTCGGCGGCGGAAGCGCTGCGAGTGATGCACGAAGCGCCGCGGCCGTTCGACCTCTTGATTGCTGACTATAAAATGCCGCAAACGTCCGGTATCGAGCTGGCGGCACAGGTTCACTCTGCCTACCCCGCAATGCCGATCATTCTCTGTACCGGCGACGATACCGCGCTCCGCGGGCTCGATCTGGGCCGCCACGGCATCATCGCCGTTGCGCTCAAGCCGCTGACTCCAGTCGAATTCGCCCGCTTGCTGGAAGCCGGCTTGGACACCGGCGTTTGA
- a CDS encoding HEAT repeat domain-containing protein: protein MENLHQYHRYAYSVGEVAALRDLFLGLMRGIKASRQYPPQHPIPCQFKQAFREQLRSYFELADRLAVQVSFDAIDVDGETIYRGAVGIDNIAHLLHRDGIRSLEIRPNVTEAEIESFFDAFVVCSSTEMSRTDIVNLFWQAGLVNIHCEVVDTFEPGELAEVALDLGEEASAPKTAAAAVEPVRTLNWPQPGPEAQVQAEQHRNFLVQAYGDITHFSEPEQHKLAQLLEEDRGKDLKTEVVQLLLQLCAESDNIQDLRLTTESLQAAFDRLIDDTKFEILIAILEHVRSLNASQQIDSPAARKRLVEFEQRCGDSVRLKMIATALNRVEEIELEPVRRYLSLLGWESLNSLIWMLGELSHYPARKMVCDLLAFRGAEKLDILGGAVFDSRWFVVRNVVWVLGEMKSERAISYLQKAAKHTDNRVRAEVVKAAAKIGGEPGAGVLQALLQDPVERVRAMALNELGLNRSTAAFKALGQYVRSKEFFDFTSADQRQFLEAFVRCGGDEAANYCVELAGRSGLFGKARLQRLQEAAIHALQFSDAAITPGALERLSEDARTNIAVAARRALKQLHSRLGGRHE from the coding sequence TTGGAGAACCTCCATCAGTACCACCGCTATGCTTATTCGGTGGGAGAAGTCGCCGCCTTGCGTGACCTCTTCCTGGGGCTGATGCGCGGCATCAAAGCGAGCCGCCAGTATCCGCCGCAGCATCCCATCCCGTGCCAATTCAAGCAGGCCTTCCGTGAGCAACTGCGTTCCTACTTTGAGCTCGCCGACCGCCTGGCCGTCCAAGTGAGCTTTGACGCCATCGATGTTGACGGCGAGACGATATACCGCGGCGCCGTCGGCATCGACAATATCGCGCACTTGTTGCACCGGGATGGTATCCGCAGCCTGGAAATTCGCCCGAATGTAACGGAAGCGGAGATTGAATCGTTCTTCGACGCCTTCGTCGTCTGTTCGAGCACCGAAATGTCCCGCACCGATATCGTGAATCTGTTCTGGCAGGCGGGTTTGGTCAACATTCACTGCGAAGTCGTCGATACGTTCGAGCCGGGCGAGTTAGCCGAAGTTGCCCTCGATCTTGGTGAGGAGGCGTCCGCGCCCAAGACCGCAGCCGCAGCCGTCGAGCCGGTACGAACATTAAATTGGCCGCAACCCGGCCCGGAAGCACAGGTCCAGGCCGAACAGCACCGGAACTTCCTCGTGCAGGCCTACGGCGATATTACGCACTTCTCGGAGCCGGAACAGCATAAGCTGGCCCAGCTGCTGGAAGAAGATCGGGGTAAGGATCTCAAGACGGAAGTCGTACAACTCCTGCTACAGCTGTGTGCCGAGTCCGACAACATTCAGGACTTGCGGCTGACTACGGAATCACTGCAAGCGGCCTTTGACCGGCTCATCGACGACACCAAGTTTGAGATCCTCATCGCGATCCTTGAGCACGTGCGCAGCCTGAATGCCTCGCAACAGATCGACTCCCCGGCGGCGCGCAAACGCCTGGTGGAGTTCGAACAGCGCTGCGGCGACAGCGTGCGCCTGAAAATGATTGCCACGGCACTGAATCGTGTCGAGGAGATCGAGCTGGAGCCGGTCCGACGCTATCTCAGCCTGCTCGGCTGGGAATCGCTCAACAGTCTGATCTGGATGCTGGGTGAGCTGTCCCACTATCCGGCGCGCAAGATGGTCTGTGACTTGCTCGCGTTCCGGGGCGCGGAGAAACTCGACATCCTGGGCGGCGCGGTCTTTGACAGCCGCTGGTTTGTGGTCCGCAATGTCGTCTGGGTCCTGGGCGAAATGAAAAGCGAACGGGCTATCAGTTATCTGCAAAAAGCCGCCAAACACACCGATAACCGCGTGCGCGCCGAAGTCGTCAAAGCCGCTGCCAAGATCGGTGGTGAACCCGGCGCCGGTGTGCTGCAGGCGCTGCTGCAGGATCCGGTCGAGCGGGTGCGCGCCATGGCGCTGAATGAACTCGGCCTCAATCGCTCCACCGCCGCTTTCAAGGCGCTGGGCCAGTACGTGCGCAGCAAGGAGTTTTTTGATTTCACGTCAGCCGATCAACGGCAATTTCTGGAGGCGTTCGTCCGCTGCGGCGGTGACGAAGCGGCCAACTACTGCGTCGAACTGGCCGGCCGCAGCGGGCTGTTCGGGAAAGCGCGGCTGCAACGCTTGCAGGAGGCCGCGATCCACGCGCTGCAATTCTCCGATGCCGCCATCACGCCGGGCGCGTTGGAACGGCTGAGTGAGGATGCCCGCACCAATATTGCCGTCGCCGCGCGTCGGGCACTTAAACAACTTCACAGCCGCCTGGGGGGCCGTCATGAGTGA
- the murQ gene encoding N-acetylmuramic acid 6-phosphate etherase: MGRRLFDHLRSLTTESRNPHSRRLDRLSTVQVLRLINSQDKLVPLAVARIIPQISPVVESVVKSFRSGGRLIYAGAGTSGRLGVLDAAECPPTFGVPPRLVSGIIAGGRQTLVRSREGVEDDVSAARADIRAKRLTSRDTVIGIAASGRTPYPLTVLAEAKKAGATTAFIVCNAANERPDFVDFWITPVVGPEVLTGSTRMKAGTACKLILNMISTTAMVQIGKCYGNLMVDLRATSAKLVERSRRILVELLGISYAESGRLLRSARGEVKTALAMRLLDLDYASARRRLKAADGRLAQLLQK; encoded by the coding sequence ATGGGCCGTCGACTTTTCGATCACCTGCGTTCGCTGACAACTGAATCGCGCAATCCGCACTCACGGCGTCTGGACCGACTGTCGACGGTTCAAGTGCTGCGCCTGATCAATTCTCAGGACAAACTGGTCCCCTTGGCTGTCGCCCGAATTATCCCGCAAATTTCGCCCGTCGTCGAGAGCGTCGTGAAGTCCTTCCGCTCCGGCGGCCGGCTGATTTATGCGGGTGCCGGCACCTCCGGTCGACTCGGCGTGCTTGACGCCGCTGAGTGCCCGCCGACTTTTGGCGTGCCGCCACGATTGGTGTCTGGCATCATCGCCGGAGGGCGGCAGACGCTGGTGCGCTCGCGCGAAGGAGTTGAAGACGACGTCTCCGCGGCTCGCGCCGACATTCGCGCTAAGCGCCTCACCAGCCGCGATACCGTGATCGGCATCGCCGCTTCCGGCCGGACCCCTTATCCACTGACTGTCCTGGCGGAGGCCAAGAAGGCGGGAGCGACGACCGCGTTCATCGTCTGCAACGCTGCCAACGAGCGACCGGACTTCGTTGATTTCTGGATTACTCCGGTCGTAGGACCGGAAGTGTTGACCGGGTCAACCCGGATGAAAGCGGGCACGGCCTGCAAGCTGATCCTGAACATGATCTCCACGACCGCCATGGTGCAGATCGGCAAGTGCTACGGCAACCTGATGGTTGATTTGCGTGCGACCTCGGCCAAGCTGGTGGAACGGTCGCGACGAATTCTGGTCGAATTGCTGGGAATTTCCTACGCCGAATCCGGCCGATTGCTGCGCAGCGCCCGCGGCGAGGTCAAGACGGCACTGGCGATGAGACTGCTCGATCTTGACTACGCATCGGCGCGCCGGCGCCTGAAGGCCGCCGACGGCAGGCTCGCCCAACTGCTTCAAAAGTAA
- a CDS encoding HD-GYP domain-containing protein, with translation MPAPILPSPRVGHLNNFTAAWGAVMSDEQIIAPRFASTEERECSLLGQNFINQFCIFLKTCRIYDPDNNNYRLQLVLTNDLIQDHFRQLGDLTLQLQSDYLFYCGVRLRTEYDLESNAVYLIEFFRKLGISGFMFDIGFTSEGLRQVVKLLLAAEADGVNSYDEMLRRWQQAGVEFVEVLPPMVESLEQADQSRQRRLFAKKAFFSAISNLKSVVSAIGANRSVDLTRTSRVIHSLVDQVISDDAYLLELTALQAHDEYTFKHSTNVCVYAICLGNSIKLNKTELANLGFAALFHDIGKTRLPLQILNKPTEFDEAEWDLVRKHPTYGVLAIAKTMPFDENSCRAILVAFEHHFNLDGSGYPYVKFQRRLNLYSKIVAICDVFDALTSGRVYRKDAVSPEHVLRKMLEQAGTKFEPTLLKAFISTVSLYPPGTLLLLDDGRLAMAIGRSRHDLFRPRVKIIGDMFQLYEIAEEVDLSQRDEVGNYYRSIVRAIEPQELPVNLSHYILQSFQ, from the coding sequence ATGCCCGCACCAATATTGCCGTCGCCGCGCGTCGGGCACTTAAACAACTTCACAGCCGCCTGGGGGGCCGTCATGAGTGACGAGCAAATCATCGCTCCACGCTTTGCCTCGACCGAGGAACGGGAATGCTCGTTGCTGGGCCAGAACTTCATCAATCAGTTCTGCATCTTTCTTAAGACGTGCCGCATCTACGACCCGGATAACAATAACTACAGGCTGCAGTTGGTGCTCACGAACGACCTGATCCAGGATCATTTCCGTCAGTTGGGCGATCTGACGTTACAGCTGCAGTCTGACTACCTGTTCTATTGCGGCGTGCGCCTGCGGACCGAGTATGATCTGGAGTCGAATGCCGTCTATTTGATCGAGTTTTTCCGCAAACTGGGAATCTCCGGCTTCATGTTCGATATTGGCTTCACGTCGGAAGGGCTGCGGCAGGTGGTGAAGCTGCTCCTTGCAGCGGAAGCCGACGGCGTCAACAGTTACGACGAAATGTTGCGCCGCTGGCAACAAGCGGGTGTGGAATTCGTCGAAGTCCTGCCTCCCATGGTGGAGTCGCTTGAGCAGGCCGACCAGAGTCGCCAGCGCCGGTTGTTCGCCAAGAAAGCCTTCTTTTCCGCGATCAGCAATCTTAAGTCCGTGGTTTCGGCCATTGGCGCGAATCGTTCGGTGGACTTGACGCGCACCTCGCGAGTCATCCATTCGCTGGTCGACCAGGTTATTTCCGACGACGCCTACCTGCTCGAACTGACAGCGCTACAGGCTCATGATGAGTACACCTTCAAGCACTCAACCAACGTCTGTGTGTATGCGATCTGCCTCGGCAACAGCATCAAGCTCAATAAGACGGAATTGGCCAACCTCGGGTTCGCTGCGCTCTTTCACGACATCGGCAAGACGCGCTTGCCCCTGCAAATCCTCAACAAGCCAACCGAGTTTGACGAAGCGGAGTGGGATTTGGTCCGCAAACACCCGACCTACGGCGTGCTCGCCATCGCCAAGACCATGCCGTTCGACGAGAACTCCTGCCGGGCAATCCTGGTGGCCTTTGAACACCACTTCAACCTCGACGGCAGCGGCTACCCCTACGTCAAATTCCAACGGCGGCTGAATCTCTACAGCAAGATCGTCGCAATTTGCGACGTCTTTGACGCTTTGACCTCGGGACGCGTCTACCGCAAAGACGCCGTCTCGCCGGAGCACGTGTTGCGCAAGATGTTGGAGCAGGCCGGCACCAAATTCGAGCCGACGCTGCTCAAAGCCTTTATCAGCACCGTCTCGCTCTATCCGCCGGGGACGCTGTTGCTGCTCGACGACGGCCGGCTGGCAATGGCGATCGGCCGCAGCCGCCACGATCTGTTCCGGCCGCGGGTCAAGATCATCGGGGATATGTTTCAGCTTTACGAAATCGCCGAAGAGGTAGATCTCAGCCAGCGCGATGAGGTCGGCAACTATTACCGCTCGATCGTGCGGGCCATCGAACCGCAAGAGTTGCCGGTGAACCTCTCGCACTACATCCTGCAATCCTTTCAATGA